A single genomic interval of Terriglobus albidus harbors:
- a CDS encoding DUF465 domain-containing protein has product MLPAHTEASFRHEQLTRLQMEHAQYSERLDHLVMNPHHSPADQWEEIRLKKLKLKLKDAMEHLRTD; this is encoded by the coding sequence ATGCTTCCTGCGCACACCGAGGCGTCATTTCGTCATGAGCAACTCACCCGCTTGCAGATGGAACACGCGCAATACTCTGAACGTCTTGACCATCTCGTCATGAATCCGCACCACTCGCCTGCGGACCAATGGGAAGAGATTCGCCTGAAAAAATTGAAGTTGAAGTTGAAGGATGCCATGGAGCATCTCCGGACGGACTAG
- a CDS encoding phosphatidylserine decarboxylase: protein MVRDGFLYALGLGVVAVLLSLTGWPWLAVIPVLLAVFFLWFFRDPSRTVPQGRGVIVSPADGKVTEAEWIETGAGSRLRISVFLSVFDVHVNRAPIEGTVTQVDHRTGLFKNALSPDSSLVNEQTLVVVENPNYQVSFKLIAGLLARRIVCNLKVGDKVDRGQRIGLIKFGSRVDVLLPSDAVLKVKKGSRVKGGSTILAEMPVASEA from the coding sequence ATGGTGCGTGACGGTTTTCTGTATGCGCTCGGCCTGGGTGTCGTTGCGGTTCTTCTCTCGTTGACCGGGTGGCCCTGGCTGGCAGTGATTCCGGTTCTGCTGGCGGTGTTCTTTCTCTGGTTCTTCCGCGACCCCTCGCGTACGGTCCCGCAGGGCAGGGGAGTCATTGTTTCTCCGGCTGATGGCAAGGTCACCGAGGCCGAATGGATCGAGACAGGCGCCGGATCGCGTCTGCGCATCAGTGTCTTCCTCAGCGTCTTCGACGTGCACGTAAACCGCGCGCCGATCGAAGGTACGGTGACGCAGGTCGACCATCGCACGGGTCTGTTCAAGAACGCGCTGTCGCCGGATTCGTCGCTGGTGAACGAACAGACGTTGGTTGTCGTGGAAAATCCCAACTACCAGGTCAGCTTCAAGCTGATCGCCGGTCTGCTGGCGCGCCGCATCGTCTGCAATCTGAAGGTTGGCGACAAGGTTGACCGCGGACAGCGAATCGGTCTGATCAAGTTCGGTTCGCGTGTGGATGTGTTGTTGCCTTCGGATGCGGTGCTGAAGGTCAAGAAGGGATCGCGGGTGAAGGGCGGATCGACCATTCTGGCGGAGATGCCCGTTGCTTCGGAGGCTTGA
- the pssA gene encoding CDP-diacylglycerol--serine O-phosphatidyltransferase, translating into MVELSERRPKQPRRAMYVLPSLFTAGNIAVGYYAVMQSLQAVSTGDPRYFDRAAIAIAFAMPFDALDGRIARMTNTASEFGKELDSLADVITFGVAPSILAYLWGFRMLPMVGHLVFRQKVMDLGLFICFLFLICGASRLARFNITKDPKPQNPGRPDRKYFVGMPIPAAAGVVASVVHCFDGQPIDNIWIALVWLSFVAFVGFLMVSRWRFWSGKEINLSRGHPFRLLILLTLAVVPLFLWSGITLITLALSYTVYGLFSRVSYGWMRRRRTQAAL; encoded by the coding sequence ATGGTTGAGCTGAGCGAGCGCCGCCCCAAGCAACCGCGGCGCGCCATGTATGTTCTTCCGTCGTTGTTCACCGCGGGCAATATCGCCGTGGGGTACTACGCCGTGATGCAGAGCCTGCAGGCGGTATCGACCGGAGACCCCAGGTACTTCGACCGCGCGGCGATCGCTATCGCCTTCGCCATGCCCTTCGACGCTCTCGACGGCCGAATCGCCCGCATGACCAACACGGCCAGCGAGTTCGGCAAAGAGCTGGACAGCCTGGCCGACGTCATCACCTTCGGCGTGGCGCCCAGCATTCTGGCTTATCTGTGGGGATTCCGCATGCTGCCCATGGTGGGCCACCTGGTCTTCCGGCAGAAGGTGATGGATCTGGGGCTGTTCATCTGCTTTTTATTCCTCATCTGCGGAGCCAGCCGCCTGGCGCGGTTTAACATCACCAAGGACCCGAAGCCGCAGAATCCGGGACGGCCTGACCGGAAGTACTTTGTCGGTATGCCGATTCCTGCAGCGGCCGGTGTTGTTGCTTCTGTAGTGCATTGCTTTGATGGCCAGCCGATCGACAATATCTGGATCGCGCTGGTGTGGCTGTCGTTCGTCGCGTTTGTCGGGTTCCTGATGGTGAGCCGCTGGCGCTTCTGGAGCGGCAAAGAGATTAACCTGAGCCGGGGGCATCCGTTCCGGCTTCTGATTCTGCTGACGCTGGCCGTGGTGCCGCTATTCCTGTGGTCAGGGATTACATTGATCACGCTGGCGCTCAGCTATACGGTGTACGGTCTGTTCTCGCGCGTGAGCTATGGATGGATGCGACGCCGGCGTACACAGGCCGCACTGTAA
- a CDS encoding SEC-C domain-containing protein, whose protein sequence is MSTSALLRAYVEEVLQKYPELRLHPSADDETVLAGRFEFSAQTRGQAPISDCYEISISVASDYPRTVPLVRETADRIPRNFHKLDSGHLCLGSPTRLRLILAETPSLLSFVERCLVPYLYGYSIVEGGGDLPFGELSHGAPGLRDDLASMLGVENDQVLIGFVRLLTLKKRKANKLPCPCGSGKRLGLCHNRIINRVRSDLGHGWFCSLLYGPR, encoded by the coding sequence ATGAGCACGTCGGCGTTGCTACGCGCGTATGTGGAAGAGGTACTTCAGAAGTATCCTGAGCTCCGCCTCCACCCCTCTGCCGACGATGAGACCGTCCTCGCAGGTCGTTTCGAGTTTTCAGCTCAGACTCGCGGTCAAGCACCGATCTCTGATTGCTACGAGATCAGCATCTCGGTTGCTTCCGATTATCCCAGAACGGTTCCTCTGGTACGAGAGACGGCGGATCGCATCCCGCGCAACTTCCACAAGCTCGATTCTGGACACCTGTGCCTCGGGTCGCCCACTCGCCTGCGACTCATTCTGGCAGAGACGCCTTCTCTTCTCTCGTTTGTTGAACGGTGCCTGGTTCCGTACCTTTACGGTTATTCGATTGTCGAAGGCGGAGGAGACCTTCCCTTCGGTGAATTGTCCCACGGCGCGCCCGGGCTCCGCGATGATCTCGCCTCGATGCTCGGCGTCGAGAACGACCAAGTTTTAATCGGTTTCGTACGTCTCCTCACTCTGAAGAAGCGCAAGGCGAATAAGTTGCCGTGTCCGTGCGGTTCCGGCAAGCGTCTGGGACTATGCCACAATCGAATCATTAATCGGGTTCGGAGTGACCTCGGGCACGGCTGGTTCTGCTCTTTGCTCTACGGGCCGCGATGA
- the rimI gene encoding ribosomal protein S18-alanine N-acetyltransferase, translating into MAALQHLQAATPGMPEWTPVHWLGLLSGDAIVVIAEADGEVAGYAVASLLRIPGEVVAELEAIVVASSHRRNGLGNGLLRYLLTEAQAAGAIRLMLEVRTGNGAAQALYRGLGFQEEGLRRRYYRDPVEDAMLMSLQFPQETVAEEKGPE; encoded by the coding sequence GTGGCTGCACTGCAGCATCTGCAGGCTGCGACACCTGGCATGCCAGAGTGGACTCCGGTCCACTGGCTGGGGCTGCTCTCTGGAGACGCCATCGTCGTGATCGCCGAGGCCGATGGGGAGGTGGCCGGGTATGCCGTGGCATCGCTGCTGCGGATTCCCGGCGAGGTCGTAGCCGAGCTGGAGGCGATTGTGGTGGCGTCCTCCCACCGCCGGAATGGCCTGGGGAACGGGCTCCTGCGGTATCTGTTGACTGAGGCCCAGGCCGCCGGAGCAATCCGGCTAATGCTGGAAGTTCGTACCGGGAACGGGGCGGCGCAGGCGCTCTATCGGGGGCTTGGCTTCCAGGAGGAGGGGCTGCGGCGGCGGTACTATCGCGACCCCGTCGAGGATGCCATGTTGATGTCCCTTCAGTTTCCACAAGAGACGGTTGCCGAGGAAAAAGGACCGGAGTAG
- a CDS encoding Asd/ArgC dimerization domain-containing protein → MDGCDAGVHRPHCKRQQEGNKMEERVYHVGVAGASSLAGKDLHEELGQSVLAAADVRLLDHEELAGTLEATEDEMSFIQKIDSDAFDGLDLVFFAGTSAQTAESWSFARKSGAGIVDMSYALEDQPETVVQAPWVEQVLAAKGPGAALSLSTVGVIAAHPGALMLSLVAARAGKNLPLKSLAAVVYEPASQMGKEAMDELHQQTLNLLSFQSLPKEQYDAQVAFNLLPVFGDGAVQRLSITEGRIRKHFAQLSAGRLPEPALQIVHAPVFHGYVISVLFEFAKPVELALLERALEGEHVEVLLGDAEPPSNVSAAGRKEILVRLPEESGAPVSRVWLWLAADNLKLAAQNAIACAVELEKLRPQGKVQ, encoded by the coding sequence ATGGATGGATGCGACGCCGGCGTACACAGGCCGCACTGTAAGCGGCAACAGGAAGGAAACAAGATGGAAGAACGCGTGTATCACGTCGGCGTGGCCGGCGCATCGAGCCTGGCAGGCAAGGACCTGCATGAGGAGCTGGGGCAAAGCGTGCTAGCTGCCGCCGATGTGCGTCTGCTTGACCATGAAGAGCTGGCCGGAACACTGGAGGCCACGGAAGACGAGATGAGCTTCATCCAGAAGATCGACTCCGATGCCTTCGACGGTCTGGACCTCGTCTTCTTTGCCGGCACCTCGGCGCAGACCGCCGAGAGCTGGAGCTTCGCCCGCAAGTCCGGTGCCGGCATCGTCGACATGAGCTATGCCCTGGAAGATCAGCCAGAGACGGTCGTACAGGCTCCGTGGGTCGAACAGGTGCTGGCCGCCAAGGGCCCGGGCGCGGCGCTAAGCCTCAGCACGGTGGGAGTCATCGCGGCTCATCCGGGGGCGCTGATGCTGTCGCTCGTCGCGGCGCGGGCAGGGAAGAACCTTCCGCTGAAGAGCCTGGCCGCCGTGGTCTATGAGCCGGCATCGCAGATGGGCAAGGAGGCGATGGACGAGCTGCACCAGCAGACGCTGAACCTGCTCTCATTCCAGTCGCTGCCCAAGGAACAGTACGACGCGCAGGTAGCCTTCAACCTGCTGCCGGTCTTCGGCGACGGAGCGGTGCAGCGGCTGTCCATTACCGAAGGCCGCATCCGTAAGCACTTCGCACAGCTGTCCGCAGGACGCCTGCCGGAGCCGGCACTGCAGATCGTGCATGCCCCGGTCTTCCACGGCTATGTCATCAGTGTGCTGTTCGAGTTTGCGAAGCCGGTGGAGCTGGCTCTACTGGAACGCGCACTCGAAGGCGAGCACGTCGAGGTGCTGCTGGGCGACGCCGAGCCGCCAAGCAATGTCAGCGCCGCGGGACGGAAAGAGATCCTGGTCCGCCTGCCCGAGGAATCCGGTGCGCCGGTCTCGCGGGTGTGGCTGTGGTTGGCTGCGGACAACCTGAAGCTGGCGGCGCAGAACGCAATTGCCTGTGCAGTTGAGCTGGAAAAGCTGCGTCCGCAAGGCAAGGTGCAGTAG
- the tsaB gene encoding tRNA (adenosine(37)-N6)-threonylcarbamoyltransferase complex dimerization subunit type 1 TsaB has translation MSDRRLLLIDTCGLGGSVALSSAAGIQQVELAPRMAASHGMRAVRKVLEEAGCGLKDLDAIAVMHGPGSFTGVRVGVAMAKGLSEAAGIGLIPLSRLDVLRAMRPEAAFAALDAGRGEFYLGNAASQELVTLQEMLSRVPAKATVAVCEDRVADSLDALVVVRVPEPTAKDGLGLAIAALDAGQVVTAEAVDALYLRRPDAERALERV, from the coding sequence GTGAGCGATCGGCGTTTGCTGCTGATCGATACCTGCGGCCTGGGTGGATCGGTCGCACTATCGTCCGCCGCAGGCATACAGCAGGTGGAGCTTGCTCCACGGATGGCTGCTTCGCACGGTATGCGTGCGGTGCGGAAAGTGCTGGAAGAGGCTGGTTGTGGATTGAAGGATCTGGATGCCATTGCCGTGATGCATGGGCCGGGATCGTTTACCGGCGTGCGCGTTGGGGTTGCGATGGCGAAAGGGTTGTCCGAGGCCGCGGGCATTGGCCTGATTCCGCTGTCGCGCCTGGATGTGCTGCGGGCGATGCGTCCGGAGGCAGCATTTGCGGCGTTGGACGCAGGACGGGGCGAGTTTTACCTGGGCAACGCTGCCAGCCAGGAACTGGTGACGCTACAGGAGATGCTGAGCCGTGTGCCGGCGAAGGCGACGGTGGCGGTCTGTGAGGATCGCGTTGCCGATTCGCTGGATGCGTTGGTGGTAGTCCGTGTGCCCGAACCGACGGCAAAGGATGGCCTGGGGCTGGCGATTGCAGCATTGGATGCAGGCCAAGTAGTGACCGCCGAAGCTGTGGATGCACTATATCTGCGGCGGCCGGATGCTGAACGGGCCTTAGAGCGGGTGTAG
- a CDS encoding magnesium transporter CorA family protein has protein sequence MLRSFHVEAGRLRIDEGDSLSLLQQAAWIDLLAPTPEEDHAVEHAMALSVPTREEMSEVESSSNLYRESGASYITVRLVSRPRDQQPKLAAVTMIVTARQFVTLRYADPTAFKLFCARVDKSPKVIEHPRDAVLTFLETVVDRVADILEEIGNGLDVLAGELFAQDATSTKVAVEKDLAAMLRQIGRSGDLAGRARESLLSLTRAAGFLSGEENGDTPHQDRNEVLRLKTLQRDIKSLLEHDAYLLSQIQFLLDSNLGMISIQQNAIIKILSVAAVIFLPPTLVGSLYGMNFEHMPELKWHLGYPMAIVMMVLSAVLPYWYFRRRGWL, from the coding sequence ATGCTGCGGTCGTTTCACGTCGAGGCCGGCAGGCTGCGTATCGATGAGGGCGATTCGCTCTCGCTGTTGCAGCAGGCCGCATGGATCGACCTGCTGGCGCCCACACCGGAAGAAGACCACGCGGTCGAACATGCGATGGCGCTCTCCGTCCCGACCAGGGAAGAGATGTCCGAGGTGGAGAGCAGCAGCAACCTCTACCGCGAGAGTGGGGCCTCGTACATTACGGTCCGGCTGGTAAGCCGTCCGCGCGATCAGCAGCCCAAGCTGGCCGCCGTAACCATGATCGTGACGGCGAGGCAGTTTGTCACGCTGCGCTATGCCGATCCTACGGCGTTCAAGCTCTTCTGCGCGCGTGTGGACAAGTCGCCGAAGGTCATCGAGCATCCCCGCGATGCCGTGCTGACTTTTCTTGAGACCGTGGTGGACCGCGTAGCCGACATCCTCGAGGAGATCGGCAACGGCCTGGATGTCCTGGCCGGCGAGCTCTTCGCGCAGGATGCTACCTCGACTAAGGTGGCGGTGGAGAAAGACCTGGCCGCCATGCTGCGGCAGATCGGCCGCAGCGGTGACCTGGCGGGCCGCGCCCGTGAGAGCCTGCTGAGCCTGACACGGGCGGCCGGCTTCCTCTCCGGAGAAGAGAACGGCGACACGCCGCATCAGGACCGCAACGAAGTCCTGCGGCTGAAGACACTGCAGCGGGATATCAAGTCTCTGCTGGAGCATGATGCGTACCTGCTGTCGCAGATCCAGTTCCTGCTGGACTCAAACCTGGGCATGATCAGTATTCAGCAGAACGCGATTATCAAGATCCTGTCGGTAGCGGCCGTCATCTTCCTGCCGCCTACGTTGGTGGGCTCGCTGTATGGAATGAACTTCGAGCACATGCCGGAGCTGAAGTGGCACCTGGGTTATCCGATGGCGATCGTGATGATGGTTTTATCGGCGGTGTTGCCATACTGGTACTTCCGGCGGCGTGGCTGGCTGTAG